A genome region from Manihot esculenta cultivar AM560-2 chromosome 5, M.esculenta_v8, whole genome shotgun sequence includes the following:
- the LOC110614975 gene encoding gibberellin-regulated protein 1, which yields MAISKLLIASLLISLLLLHFADADHHHHPPVNSNLAATYPPKKIDCGSACTARCQLSSRPHLCKRACGTCCSRCNCVPPGTAGNYEVCPCYASLTTRGGRRKCP from the exons ATGGCCATCTCCAAGCTTCTGATTGCTTCTCTTcttatctctcttcttcttctccattttGCTGATGCCGATCATCACCATCACCCACCG GTGAACTCAAACCTGGCTGCAACCTATCCTCCTAAGAAAATTG ACTGTGGAAGCGCATGCACTGCAAGGTGCCAGTTATCGTCTAGGCCGCATCTGTGCAAGAGGGCATGTGGGACTTGCTGTAGTCGTTGCAACTGTGTTCCACCGGGAACTGCCGGTAACTATGAGGTCTGTCCTTGCTACGCCAGCTTGACAACCCGTGGTGGCAGACGCAAGTGCCCTTGA